From Nitrososphaera sp., a single genomic window includes:
- a CDS encoding ammonia monooxygenase, with product MVWLRRTTHYLFIVVVAVNSTLLTINAGDYIFYTDWEWTSFVVFSIGQSTMLAVGAIYYMLFTGVPGTATYYATIMTIYTWVAKGAWFALGYPYDFVVVPVWIPSAMLLDLTYWATRRNKHAAIIIGGTLVGMSFPLFNMVNLLLVRDPLEIAFKYPRPTLPAYMTPIEPQVGKFYNSPVALGAGAGAVLTVPIAALGAKLNTWTYRWMAAWSKWD from the coding sequence ATGGTCTGGCTTAGACGTACAACGCACTATCTTTTCATTGTCGTTGTTGCCGTCAACAGCACATTGCTGACCATCAATGCAGGAGATTACATCTTCTACACTGACTGGGAATGGACCTCGTTCGTGGTATTCTCGATCGGTCAGTCTACGATGCTCGCGGTAGGAGCGATCTACTACATGCTCTTTACCGGAGTGCCGGGAACTGCAACGTACTATGCAACCATTATGACCATCTACACTTGGGTGGCCAAGGGTGCATGGTTCGCACTTGGATACCCGTACGACTTCGTAGTCGTGCCAGTCTGGATTCCATCGGCAATGCTGTTAGACTTGACGTACTGGGCAACGCGGCGAAACAAACATGCAGCCATTATTATAGGCGGAACTCTAGTCGGAATGTCCTTCCCGCTGTTCAATATGGTGAACTTGCTGTTGGTAAGGGACCCTCTGGAAATCGCCTTCAAATATCCTAGGCCCACACTTCCTGCCTACATGACTCCAATCGAGCCTCAGGTAGGAAAGTTCTACAATAGTCCTGTTGCCCTAGGGGCGGGTGCAGGAGCAGTGCTTACAGTGCCGATAGCTGCGTTAGGTGCAAAGCTCAACACGTGGACATA